The Vanessa atalanta chromosome 24, ilVanAtal1.2, whole genome shotgun sequence genome has a segment encoding these proteins:
- the LOC125073446 gene encoding mediator of RNA polymerase II transcription subunit 25-like isoform X3 gives MAVNAPDSPIQAEVIFVIEATSANSAYISELKTNYIVPTLEYFHGGALEEGAGSGSVYGIVTYLAADCHPGLPVSTYGPFTCPQTVVETVDKLQFIGGHAESRACVTEALTAALACLEELGRSDVPLHVILLCCSPPYSANAGGLVPPGAPATVEQAARLVGERGAQLSVAAAKKLPALLALYEHAGGELHAAQQRNYAKDPRHLVLLRGYSLKERPPSPAPPPAPDVQPDVYGQNRTVVPQPRVPPAQFQRAAVPQVRSNWLAPPRQPPYANSALLTQLAQPSNPPPPTQASMQRLQGIQAGPSSAGVFAATPAPAQRTYIWSGVLEWMEKGKTPGDQQKVIKHLPCQVSANSKDIEPELKVDTWPSKLLMQLMPKHLISNIGGQYLKDSKSVLFHLQQNEALDALTKVMVNGFAGCVHFSPMSSPPQCDIKVLILLYTPDKKAYLGFIPNNQATFVDRLRKVIQQQKMNKQLPSPASAAPGPPAAMTGLGGGMQAGMGMGGGGLAGALSSVPSMSNQQAQQHQQGMMMGGGMGGQVGQVGQVNQVGQVGQLGGKGPRSAPLDGLEAARQQNLEKIQHLQQTLEAAHQQEAQFKSQMDIMSHLHAAQQQEQHYKQLEEQQRKAQLQAQLQQLRGAGARLVRPLLPANPGLRHLLQQQPQYRPGGGAVRPNTQPQQFDDVSNYNDFL, from the exons ATGGCCGTAAATGCTCCTGACTCTCCCATACAGGCCGAAGTAATTTTTGTGATAGAAGCTACATCAGCGAACAGCGCGTATATAAgtgaattaaaaactaattatatcgTACCAACACTAga atATTTTCATGGCGGTGCACTTGAGGAAGGTGCAGGTAGCGGTTCAGTCTACGGTATCGTGACATATCTAGCAGCAGACTGCCATCCTGGCCTGCCTGTCTCCACCTACGGTCCCTTCACCTGCCCACAGACCGTTGTCGAAACAGTTGATAAATTAca ATTTATAGGAGGTCATGCGGAAAGTCGGGCATGTGTGACCGAAGCATTAACAGCCGCACTCGCTTGCTTAGAAGAGCTGGGCCGTTCGGATGTCCCCCTCCATGTTATACTCCTGTGTTGTTCGCCCCCTTATTCAGCAAATGCAGGGGGGCTGGTTCCACCTG GAGCACCCGCTACAGTAGAACAAGCAGCAAGGCTAGTCGGAGAGCGCGGCGCGCAGCTGTCCGTAGCGGCGGCGAAGAAACTACCCGCACTACTAGCGCTGTACGAGCACGCAGGGGGGGAGCTACATGCTGCTCAGCAAAGAAATTATGCTAAG GATCCAAGGCATTTGGTGCTGCTGCGGGGTTACAGTCTCAAGGAGCGTCCCCCCAGCCcggcgccgccgcccgcgcccgacgTGCAACCAGACGTGTATGG ACAAAACCGCACCGTCGTTCCTCAACCAAGGGTACCACCAGCGCAGTTCCAACGTGCAGCCGTCCCACAAGTTAGAAGTAACTGGCTGGCCCCTCCTCGACAGCCACCCTACGCGAACTCAGCGCTACTGACGCAGCTAGCTCAACCCTCAAACCCTCCACCTCCTACGCAG GCCAGCATGCAGCGGCTGCAGGGCATCCAGGCGGGCCCGTCGTCGGCGGGCGTGTTCGCGGCGACGCCGGCGCCCGCGCAGCGCACCTACATCTGGAGCGGGGTGCTCGAGTGGATGGAGAAGGGGAAGACGCCCGGGGACCAGCAGAAAGTCATCAAGCATCTACCGTGTCAA GTATCCGCAAACTCAAAAGATATCGAGCCCGAACTGAAAGTGGACACTTGGCCGAGCAAGCTGTTAATGCAACTAATGCCGAAACATTTGATCAGCAACATCGGCGGTCAGTACCTGAAGGACAGCAAATCCGTGCTGTTCCATTTGCAACAGAACGAGGCGCTGGACGCCCTTACCAAGGTCATGGTTAATGGATTT GCTGGTTGTGTTCACTTTTCACCGATGTCGTCACCTCCGCAGTGCGACATCAAGGTGCTGATCCTGCTGTACACGCCGGACAAGAAGGCCTACCTCGGCTTCATACCCAACAATCAGGCCACCTTCGTCGACCGGCTGCGGAAG GTGATCCAGCAGCAGAAAATGAACAAGCAGCTGCCGTCGCCTGCGAGTGCGGCGCCCGGCCCGCCCGCCGCCATGACCG GTCTAGGAGGAGGCATGCAAGCAGGAATGGGAATGGGGGGCGGAGGCCTTGCTGGGGCTCTATCTTCTGTACCTTCCATGTCCAATCAACAAGCTCAGCAACATCAACag ggTATGATGATGGGCGGCGGCATGGGCGGTCAGGTGGGACAAGTCGGACAAGTTAATCAAGTAGGCCAAGTCGGTCAACTGGGAGGCAAAGGACCTCGCTCTGCACCTTTAGACGGTCTGGAAGCAGCTCGACAGCAAAATCTGGAGAAGATCCAACACTTGCAGCAGACCCTGGAGGCGGCTCACCAGCAGGAGGCGCAGTTCAAGTCCCAGATGGACATAATGTCGCACCTCCACGCCGCCCAGCAACAGGAGCAACATTACAAGCAGCTAGAG GAGCAGCAGCGCAAGGCGCAGCTGCAGGCGCAGCTCCAGCAGCTGCGCGGCGCCGGCGCCCGCCTCGTGCGCCCGCTGCTGCCGGCCAACCCGGGCCTGAGGCATCTGCTGCAGCAG
- the LOC125073446 gene encoding mediator of RNA polymerase II transcription subunit 25-like isoform X1, with the protein MAVNAPDSPIQAEVIFVIEATSANSAYISELKTNYIVPTLEYFHGGALEEGAGSGSVYGIVTYLAADCHPGLPVSTYGPFTCPQTVVETVDKLQFIGGHAESRACVTEALTAALACLEELGRSDVPLHVILLCCSPPYSANAGGLVPPGAPATVEQAARLVGERGAQLSVAAAKKLPALLALYEHAGGELHAAQQRNYAKDPRHLVLLRGYSLKERPPSPAPPPAPDVQPDVYGQNRTVVPQPRVPPAQFQRAAVPQVRSNWLAPPRQPPYANSALLTQLAQPSNPPPPTQASMQRLQGIQAGPSSAGVFAATPAPAQRTYIWSGVLEWMEKGKTPGDQQKVIKHLPCQVSANSKDIEPELKVDTWPSKLLMQLMPKHLISNIGGQYLKDSKSVLFHLQQNEALDALTKVMVNGFAGCVHFSPMSSPPQCDIKVLILLYTPDKKAYLGFIPNNQATFVDRLRKVIQQQKMNKQLPSPASAAPGPPAAMTATGLGGGMQAGMGMGGGGLAGALSSVPSMSNQQAQQHQQGMMMGGGMGGQVGQVGQVNQVGQVGQLGGKGPRSAPLDGLEAARQQNLEKIQHLQQTLEAAHQQEAQFKSQMDIMSHLHAAQQQEQHYKQLEEQQRKAQLQAQLQQLRGAGARLVRPLLPANPGLRHLLQQQPQYRPGGGAVRPNTQPQQFDDVSNYNDFL; encoded by the exons ATGGCCGTAAATGCTCCTGACTCTCCCATACAGGCCGAAGTAATTTTTGTGATAGAAGCTACATCAGCGAACAGCGCGTATATAAgtgaattaaaaactaattatatcgTACCAACACTAga atATTTTCATGGCGGTGCACTTGAGGAAGGTGCAGGTAGCGGTTCAGTCTACGGTATCGTGACATATCTAGCAGCAGACTGCCATCCTGGCCTGCCTGTCTCCACCTACGGTCCCTTCACCTGCCCACAGACCGTTGTCGAAACAGTTGATAAATTAca ATTTATAGGAGGTCATGCGGAAAGTCGGGCATGTGTGACCGAAGCATTAACAGCCGCACTCGCTTGCTTAGAAGAGCTGGGCCGTTCGGATGTCCCCCTCCATGTTATACTCCTGTGTTGTTCGCCCCCTTATTCAGCAAATGCAGGGGGGCTGGTTCCACCTG GAGCACCCGCTACAGTAGAACAAGCAGCAAGGCTAGTCGGAGAGCGCGGCGCGCAGCTGTCCGTAGCGGCGGCGAAGAAACTACCCGCACTACTAGCGCTGTACGAGCACGCAGGGGGGGAGCTACATGCTGCTCAGCAAAGAAATTATGCTAAG GATCCAAGGCATTTGGTGCTGCTGCGGGGTTACAGTCTCAAGGAGCGTCCCCCCAGCCcggcgccgccgcccgcgcccgacgTGCAACCAGACGTGTATGG ACAAAACCGCACCGTCGTTCCTCAACCAAGGGTACCACCAGCGCAGTTCCAACGTGCAGCCGTCCCACAAGTTAGAAGTAACTGGCTGGCCCCTCCTCGACAGCCACCCTACGCGAACTCAGCGCTACTGACGCAGCTAGCTCAACCCTCAAACCCTCCACCTCCTACGCAG GCCAGCATGCAGCGGCTGCAGGGCATCCAGGCGGGCCCGTCGTCGGCGGGCGTGTTCGCGGCGACGCCGGCGCCCGCGCAGCGCACCTACATCTGGAGCGGGGTGCTCGAGTGGATGGAGAAGGGGAAGACGCCCGGGGACCAGCAGAAAGTCATCAAGCATCTACCGTGTCAA GTATCCGCAAACTCAAAAGATATCGAGCCCGAACTGAAAGTGGACACTTGGCCGAGCAAGCTGTTAATGCAACTAATGCCGAAACATTTGATCAGCAACATCGGCGGTCAGTACCTGAAGGACAGCAAATCCGTGCTGTTCCATTTGCAACAGAACGAGGCGCTGGACGCCCTTACCAAGGTCATGGTTAATGGATTT GCTGGTTGTGTTCACTTTTCACCGATGTCGTCACCTCCGCAGTGCGACATCAAGGTGCTGATCCTGCTGTACACGCCGGACAAGAAGGCCTACCTCGGCTTCATACCCAACAATCAGGCCACCTTCGTCGACCGGCTGCGGAAG GTGATCCAGCAGCAGAAAATGAACAAGCAGCTGCCGTCGCCTGCGAGTGCGGCGCCCGGCCCGCCCGCCGCCATGACCG ctACAGGTCTAGGAGGAGGCATGCAAGCAGGAATGGGAATGGGGGGCGGAGGCCTTGCTGGGGCTCTATCTTCTGTACCTTCCATGTCCAATCAACAAGCTCAGCAACATCAACag ggTATGATGATGGGCGGCGGCATGGGCGGTCAGGTGGGACAAGTCGGACAAGTTAATCAAGTAGGCCAAGTCGGTCAACTGGGAGGCAAAGGACCTCGCTCTGCACCTTTAGACGGTCTGGAAGCAGCTCGACAGCAAAATCTGGAGAAGATCCAACACTTGCAGCAGACCCTGGAGGCGGCTCACCAGCAGGAGGCGCAGTTCAAGTCCCAGATGGACATAATGTCGCACCTCCACGCCGCCCAGCAACAGGAGCAACATTACAAGCAGCTAGAG GAGCAGCAGCGCAAGGCGCAGCTGCAGGCGCAGCTCCAGCAGCTGCGCGGCGCCGGCGCCCGCCTCGTGCGCCCGCTGCTGCCGGCCAACCCGGGCCTGAGGCATCTGCTGCAGCAG
- the LOC125073446 gene encoding mediator of RNA polymerase II transcription subunit 25-like isoform X4: protein MAVNAPDSPIQAEVIFVIEATSANSAYISELKTNYIVPTLEYFHGGALEEGAGSGSVYGIVTYLAADCHPGLPVSTYGPFTCPQTVVETVDKLQFIGGHAESRACVTEALTAALACLEELGRSDVPLHVILLCCSPPYSANAGGLVPPGAPATVEQAARLVGERGAQLSVAAAKKLPALLALYEHAGGELHAAQQRNYAKDPRHLVLLRGYSLKERPPSPAPPPAPDVQPDVYGQNRTVVPQPRVPPAQFQRAAVPQVRSNWLAPPRQPPYANSALLTQLAQPSNPPPPTQASMQRLQGIQAGPSSAGVFAATPAPAQRTYIWSGVLEWMEKGKTPGDQQKVIKHLPCQVSANSKDIEPELKVDTWPSKLLMQLMPKHLISNIGGQYLKDSKSVLFHLQQNEALDALTKVMVNGFAGCVHFSPMSSPPQCDIKVLILLYTPDKKAYLGFIPNNQATFVDRLRKVIQQQKMNKQLPSPASAAPGPPAAMTATGLGGGMQAGMGMGGGGLAGALSSVPSMSNQQAQQHQQGMMMGGGMGGQVGQVGQVNQVGQVGQLGGKGPRSAPLDGLEAARQQNLEKIQHLQQTLEAAHQQEAQFKSQMDIMSHLHAAQQQEQHYKQLEEQQRKAQLQAQLQQLRGAGARLVRPLLPANPGLRHLLQQQQQAARGARPHM from the exons ATGGCCGTAAATGCTCCTGACTCTCCCATACAGGCCGAAGTAATTTTTGTGATAGAAGCTACATCAGCGAACAGCGCGTATATAAgtgaattaaaaactaattatatcgTACCAACACTAga atATTTTCATGGCGGTGCACTTGAGGAAGGTGCAGGTAGCGGTTCAGTCTACGGTATCGTGACATATCTAGCAGCAGACTGCCATCCTGGCCTGCCTGTCTCCACCTACGGTCCCTTCACCTGCCCACAGACCGTTGTCGAAACAGTTGATAAATTAca ATTTATAGGAGGTCATGCGGAAAGTCGGGCATGTGTGACCGAAGCATTAACAGCCGCACTCGCTTGCTTAGAAGAGCTGGGCCGTTCGGATGTCCCCCTCCATGTTATACTCCTGTGTTGTTCGCCCCCTTATTCAGCAAATGCAGGGGGGCTGGTTCCACCTG GAGCACCCGCTACAGTAGAACAAGCAGCAAGGCTAGTCGGAGAGCGCGGCGCGCAGCTGTCCGTAGCGGCGGCGAAGAAACTACCCGCACTACTAGCGCTGTACGAGCACGCAGGGGGGGAGCTACATGCTGCTCAGCAAAGAAATTATGCTAAG GATCCAAGGCATTTGGTGCTGCTGCGGGGTTACAGTCTCAAGGAGCGTCCCCCCAGCCcggcgccgccgcccgcgcccgacgTGCAACCAGACGTGTATGG ACAAAACCGCACCGTCGTTCCTCAACCAAGGGTACCACCAGCGCAGTTCCAACGTGCAGCCGTCCCACAAGTTAGAAGTAACTGGCTGGCCCCTCCTCGACAGCCACCCTACGCGAACTCAGCGCTACTGACGCAGCTAGCTCAACCCTCAAACCCTCCACCTCCTACGCAG GCCAGCATGCAGCGGCTGCAGGGCATCCAGGCGGGCCCGTCGTCGGCGGGCGTGTTCGCGGCGACGCCGGCGCCCGCGCAGCGCACCTACATCTGGAGCGGGGTGCTCGAGTGGATGGAGAAGGGGAAGACGCCCGGGGACCAGCAGAAAGTCATCAAGCATCTACCGTGTCAA GTATCCGCAAACTCAAAAGATATCGAGCCCGAACTGAAAGTGGACACTTGGCCGAGCAAGCTGTTAATGCAACTAATGCCGAAACATTTGATCAGCAACATCGGCGGTCAGTACCTGAAGGACAGCAAATCCGTGCTGTTCCATTTGCAACAGAACGAGGCGCTGGACGCCCTTACCAAGGTCATGGTTAATGGATTT GCTGGTTGTGTTCACTTTTCACCGATGTCGTCACCTCCGCAGTGCGACATCAAGGTGCTGATCCTGCTGTACACGCCGGACAAGAAGGCCTACCTCGGCTTCATACCCAACAATCAGGCCACCTTCGTCGACCGGCTGCGGAAG GTGATCCAGCAGCAGAAAATGAACAAGCAGCTGCCGTCGCCTGCGAGTGCGGCGCCCGGCCCGCCCGCCGCCATGACCG ctACAGGTCTAGGAGGAGGCATGCAAGCAGGAATGGGAATGGGGGGCGGAGGCCTTGCTGGGGCTCTATCTTCTGTACCTTCCATGTCCAATCAACAAGCTCAGCAACATCAACag ggTATGATGATGGGCGGCGGCATGGGCGGTCAGGTGGGACAAGTCGGACAAGTTAATCAAGTAGGCCAAGTCGGTCAACTGGGAGGCAAAGGACCTCGCTCTGCACCTTTAGACGGTCTGGAAGCAGCTCGACAGCAAAATCTGGAGAAGATCCAACACTTGCAGCAGACCCTGGAGGCGGCTCACCAGCAGGAGGCGCAGTTCAAGTCCCAGATGGACATAATGTCGCACCTCCACGCCGCCCAGCAACAGGAGCAACATTACAAGCAGCTAGAG GAGCAGCAGCGCAAGGCGCAGCTGCAGGCGCAGCTCCAGCAGCTGCGCGGCGCCGGCGCCCGCCTCGTGCGCCCGCTGCTGCCGGCCAACCCGGGCCTGAGGCATCTGCTGCAGCAG CAACAgcaggcggcgcgcggcgcTCGTCCGCACATGTGA
- the LOC125073446 gene encoding mediator of RNA polymerase II transcription subunit 25-like isoform X2 — MAVNAPDSPIQAEVIFVIEATSANSAYISELKTNYIVPTLEYFHGGALEEGAGSGSVYGIVTYLAADCHPGLPVSTYGPFTCPQTVVETVDKLQFIGGHAESRACVTEALTAALACLEELGRSDVPLHVILLCCSPPYSANAGGLVPPGAPATVEQAARLVGERGAQLSVAAAKKLPALLALYEHAGGELHAAQQRNYAKDPRHLVLLRGYSLKERPPSPAPPPAPDVQPDVYGQNRTVVPQPRVPPAQFQRAAVPQVRSNWLAPPRQPPYANSALLTQLAQPSNPPPPTQASMQRLQGIQAGPSSAGVFAATPAPAQRTYIWSGVLEWMEKGKTPGDQQKVIKHLPCQVSANSKDIEPELKVDTWPSKLLMQLMPKHLISNIGGQYLKDSKSVLFHLQQNEALDALTKVMVNGFAGCVHFSPMSSPPQCDIKVLILLYTPDKKAYLGFIPNNQATFVDRLRKVIQQQKMNKQLPSPASAAPGPPAAMTATGLGGGMQAGMGMGGGGLAGALSSVPSMSNQQAQQHQQGMMMGGGMGGQVGQVGQVNQVGQVGQLGGKGPRSAPLDGLEAARQQNLEKIQHLQQTLEAAHQQEAQFKSQMDIMSHLHAAQQQEQHYKQLEEQQRKAQLQAQLQQLRGAGARLVRPLLPANPGLRHLLQQPQYRPGGGAVRPNTQPQQFDDVSNYNDFL; from the exons ATGGCCGTAAATGCTCCTGACTCTCCCATACAGGCCGAAGTAATTTTTGTGATAGAAGCTACATCAGCGAACAGCGCGTATATAAgtgaattaaaaactaattatatcgTACCAACACTAga atATTTTCATGGCGGTGCACTTGAGGAAGGTGCAGGTAGCGGTTCAGTCTACGGTATCGTGACATATCTAGCAGCAGACTGCCATCCTGGCCTGCCTGTCTCCACCTACGGTCCCTTCACCTGCCCACAGACCGTTGTCGAAACAGTTGATAAATTAca ATTTATAGGAGGTCATGCGGAAAGTCGGGCATGTGTGACCGAAGCATTAACAGCCGCACTCGCTTGCTTAGAAGAGCTGGGCCGTTCGGATGTCCCCCTCCATGTTATACTCCTGTGTTGTTCGCCCCCTTATTCAGCAAATGCAGGGGGGCTGGTTCCACCTG GAGCACCCGCTACAGTAGAACAAGCAGCAAGGCTAGTCGGAGAGCGCGGCGCGCAGCTGTCCGTAGCGGCGGCGAAGAAACTACCCGCACTACTAGCGCTGTACGAGCACGCAGGGGGGGAGCTACATGCTGCTCAGCAAAGAAATTATGCTAAG GATCCAAGGCATTTGGTGCTGCTGCGGGGTTACAGTCTCAAGGAGCGTCCCCCCAGCCcggcgccgccgcccgcgcccgacgTGCAACCAGACGTGTATGG ACAAAACCGCACCGTCGTTCCTCAACCAAGGGTACCACCAGCGCAGTTCCAACGTGCAGCCGTCCCACAAGTTAGAAGTAACTGGCTGGCCCCTCCTCGACAGCCACCCTACGCGAACTCAGCGCTACTGACGCAGCTAGCTCAACCCTCAAACCCTCCACCTCCTACGCAG GCCAGCATGCAGCGGCTGCAGGGCATCCAGGCGGGCCCGTCGTCGGCGGGCGTGTTCGCGGCGACGCCGGCGCCCGCGCAGCGCACCTACATCTGGAGCGGGGTGCTCGAGTGGATGGAGAAGGGGAAGACGCCCGGGGACCAGCAGAAAGTCATCAAGCATCTACCGTGTCAA GTATCCGCAAACTCAAAAGATATCGAGCCCGAACTGAAAGTGGACACTTGGCCGAGCAAGCTGTTAATGCAACTAATGCCGAAACATTTGATCAGCAACATCGGCGGTCAGTACCTGAAGGACAGCAAATCCGTGCTGTTCCATTTGCAACAGAACGAGGCGCTGGACGCCCTTACCAAGGTCATGGTTAATGGATTT GCTGGTTGTGTTCACTTTTCACCGATGTCGTCACCTCCGCAGTGCGACATCAAGGTGCTGATCCTGCTGTACACGCCGGACAAGAAGGCCTACCTCGGCTTCATACCCAACAATCAGGCCACCTTCGTCGACCGGCTGCGGAAG GTGATCCAGCAGCAGAAAATGAACAAGCAGCTGCCGTCGCCTGCGAGTGCGGCGCCCGGCCCGCCCGCCGCCATGACCG ctACAGGTCTAGGAGGAGGCATGCAAGCAGGAATGGGAATGGGGGGCGGAGGCCTTGCTGGGGCTCTATCTTCTGTACCTTCCATGTCCAATCAACAAGCTCAGCAACATCAACag ggTATGATGATGGGCGGCGGCATGGGCGGTCAGGTGGGACAAGTCGGACAAGTTAATCAAGTAGGCCAAGTCGGTCAACTGGGAGGCAAAGGACCTCGCTCTGCACCTTTAGACGGTCTGGAAGCAGCTCGACAGCAAAATCTGGAGAAGATCCAACACTTGCAGCAGACCCTGGAGGCGGCTCACCAGCAGGAGGCGCAGTTCAAGTCCCAGATGGACATAATGTCGCACCTCCACGCCGCCCAGCAACAGGAGCAACATTACAAGCAGCTAGAG GAGCAGCAGCGCAAGGCGCAGCTGCAGGCGCAGCTCCAGCAGCTGCGCGGCGCCGGCGCCCGCCTCGTGCGCCCGCTGCTGCCGGCCAACCCGGGCCTGAGGCATCTGCTGCAGCAG
- the LOC125073446 gene encoding mediator of RNA polymerase II transcription subunit 25-like isoform X5, with translation MAVNAPDSPIQAEVIFVIEATSANSAYISELKTNYIVPTLEYFHGGALEEGAGSGSVYGIVTYLAADCHPGLPVSTYGPFTCPQTVVETVDKLQFIGGHAESRACVTEALTAALACLEELGRSDVPLHVILLCCSPPYSANAGGLVPPGAPATVEQAARLVGERGAQLSVAAAKKLPALLALYEHAGGELHAAQQRNYAKDPRHLVLLRGYSLKERPPSPAPPPAPDVQPDVYGQNRTVVPQPRVPPAQFQRAAVPQVRSNWLAPPRQPPYANSALLTQLAQPSNPPPPTQASMQRLQGIQAGPSSAGVFAATPAPAQRTYIWSGVLEWMEKGKTPGDQQKVIKHLPCQVSANSKDIEPELKVDTWPSKLLMQLMPKHLISNIGGQYLKDSKSVLFHLQQNEALDALTKVMVNGFAGCVHFSPMSSPPQCDIKVLILLYTPDKKAYLGFIPNNQATFVDRLRKVIQQQKMNKQLPSPASAAPGPPAAMTATGLGGGKGPRSAPLDGLEAARQQNLEKIQHLQQTLEAAHQQEAQFKSQMDIMSHLHAAQQQEQHYKQLEEQQRKAQLQAQLQQLRGAGARLVRPLLPANPGLRHLLQQQPQYRPGGGAVRPNTQPQQFDDVSNYNDFL, from the exons ATGGCCGTAAATGCTCCTGACTCTCCCATACAGGCCGAAGTAATTTTTGTGATAGAAGCTACATCAGCGAACAGCGCGTATATAAgtgaattaaaaactaattatatcgTACCAACACTAga atATTTTCATGGCGGTGCACTTGAGGAAGGTGCAGGTAGCGGTTCAGTCTACGGTATCGTGACATATCTAGCAGCAGACTGCCATCCTGGCCTGCCTGTCTCCACCTACGGTCCCTTCACCTGCCCACAGACCGTTGTCGAAACAGTTGATAAATTAca ATTTATAGGAGGTCATGCGGAAAGTCGGGCATGTGTGACCGAAGCATTAACAGCCGCACTCGCTTGCTTAGAAGAGCTGGGCCGTTCGGATGTCCCCCTCCATGTTATACTCCTGTGTTGTTCGCCCCCTTATTCAGCAAATGCAGGGGGGCTGGTTCCACCTG GAGCACCCGCTACAGTAGAACAAGCAGCAAGGCTAGTCGGAGAGCGCGGCGCGCAGCTGTCCGTAGCGGCGGCGAAGAAACTACCCGCACTACTAGCGCTGTACGAGCACGCAGGGGGGGAGCTACATGCTGCTCAGCAAAGAAATTATGCTAAG GATCCAAGGCATTTGGTGCTGCTGCGGGGTTACAGTCTCAAGGAGCGTCCCCCCAGCCcggcgccgccgcccgcgcccgacgTGCAACCAGACGTGTATGG ACAAAACCGCACCGTCGTTCCTCAACCAAGGGTACCACCAGCGCAGTTCCAACGTGCAGCCGTCCCACAAGTTAGAAGTAACTGGCTGGCCCCTCCTCGACAGCCACCCTACGCGAACTCAGCGCTACTGACGCAGCTAGCTCAACCCTCAAACCCTCCACCTCCTACGCAG GCCAGCATGCAGCGGCTGCAGGGCATCCAGGCGGGCCCGTCGTCGGCGGGCGTGTTCGCGGCGACGCCGGCGCCCGCGCAGCGCACCTACATCTGGAGCGGGGTGCTCGAGTGGATGGAGAAGGGGAAGACGCCCGGGGACCAGCAGAAAGTCATCAAGCATCTACCGTGTCAA GTATCCGCAAACTCAAAAGATATCGAGCCCGAACTGAAAGTGGACACTTGGCCGAGCAAGCTGTTAATGCAACTAATGCCGAAACATTTGATCAGCAACATCGGCGGTCAGTACCTGAAGGACAGCAAATCCGTGCTGTTCCATTTGCAACAGAACGAGGCGCTGGACGCCCTTACCAAGGTCATGGTTAATGGATTT GCTGGTTGTGTTCACTTTTCACCGATGTCGTCACCTCCGCAGTGCGACATCAAGGTGCTGATCCTGCTGTACACGCCGGACAAGAAGGCCTACCTCGGCTTCATACCCAACAATCAGGCCACCTTCGTCGACCGGCTGCGGAAG GTGATCCAGCAGCAGAAAATGAACAAGCAGCTGCCGTCGCCTGCGAGTGCGGCGCCCGGCCCGCCCGCCGCCATGACCG ctACAGGTCTAGGAGGAG GCAAAGGACCTCGCTCTGCACCTTTAGACGGTCTGGAAGCAGCTCGACAGCAAAATCTGGAGAAGATCCAACACTTGCAGCAGACCCTGGAGGCGGCTCACCAGCAGGAGGCGCAGTTCAAGTCCCAGATGGACATAATGTCGCACCTCCACGCCGCCCAGCAACAGGAGCAACATTACAAGCAGCTAGAG GAGCAGCAGCGCAAGGCGCAGCTGCAGGCGCAGCTCCAGCAGCTGCGCGGCGCCGGCGCCCGCCTCGTGCGCCCGCTGCTGCCGGCCAACCCGGGCCTGAGGCATCTGCTGCAGCAG